From one Thamnophis elegans isolate rThaEle1 chromosome 9, rThaEle1.pri, whole genome shotgun sequence genomic stretch:
- the LOC116512902 gene encoding interleukin-15-like: MVFEAVLKSVLQFPENLKNKFLVFYLILSSHLLYTQAIERLEAVLKDLEKIEVSSEIDAYLYTADLDYPSHCNLSVIKCFQLEMNVVSHESKFEGQKFHNSVNRIMRLLTNFLPIEMNTDTQTCQRCETYKEKKYSDFITGFRFVIQRINQEEKKKMKVVH, translated from the exons ATGGTCTTTGAAGCTGTGCTGAAATCTGTCCTTCAGTTTCctgaaaatctgaaaaataaGTTTCTGGTTTTTTACCTTATTCTGAG CTCACACCTACTATATACACAAGCCATCGAACGTTTGGAAGCCGTGCTAAAGGACTTGGAAAAGATTGAAGTCAGCTCTGAG atcGATGCCTATTTATATACTGCAGATTTAGATTACCCC aGTCATTGTAATCTATCAGTGATAAAATGCTTTCAACTTGAGATGAATGTAGTGTCGCATGAATCTAAATTTGAGGGTCAAAAATTTCATAATAGTGTGAACCGTATAATGAGACTTCTTACAAATTTTCTACCCATTGAAATG aacacagacacacagacttgCCAACGATgtgaaacatataaagaaaaaaaatattcagacttTATAACAGGCTTCAGGTTTGTTATACAGCGGATCaaccaagaagagaagaaaaaaatgaaagttgtGCACTGA